The Vibrio syngnathi DNA window AGTGAAAGCGTCGAAAGACGGCATCCTGAAGCAAGTTGTTCCAGATTTCCTAAATCTTAAAGACAACTACGAGCTACTTTGGAACATTGGTACTAACGACGGTTACCTGCACTTAGTGGGTATCATGCAAAAATTCGTTGACCAAGCTATCTCTGCAAACACTAACTATGATCCAAGTGTTTACGACAGCGGTAAGGTACCAATGAAGCAGCTGCTTAAAGACTTGCTAACGGCGTACAAGTACGGTGTTAAGACGCTTTACTACCATAACACTCGTGATGGTGCTAAAGACGACCAAGGCGATGCAGTTCAAGTGCCGGAAGAAGATTGTGAAGGCGGCGGTTGTAAGATCTAAACCGCAATAAACATTAAGACCCCAGAGAAGTTATCTTCTCTGGGTTTAAAGCATTAACAGGATCCGTTTTATTGCGGGTCTTTAAAGGATTTGAGGCATTTATGGCTTACAGTACTTTTTCTCAACAAAAAAATGACCAACTAAAAGAACCAATGTTCTTGGGTCAGTCGGTAAACGTTGCACGTTACGACCAACAGAAATTCGAAATCTTTGAAAAGTTAATCGAAAAGCAGCTTTCTTTCTTCTGGCGTCCAGAAGAAGTAGATGTGTCTAGCGACCGTATCGATTACAACAAGCTTCCAGAGCATGAAAAGCACATCTTCATCTCTAACCTGAAGTACCAAACGCTTCTAGATTCTATCCAAGGCCGCAGCCCTAACGTTGCCCTACTTCCTTTGGTATCACTACCAGAAGTTGAAACTTGGATTGAGACTTGGTCATTCTCTGAAACGATTCACTCTCGTTCATACACGCACATCATCCGTAACATCGTGAATGATCCAGGCGTAGTATTTGACGACATCGTTGAAAACGAAGAGATCCTGAAACGTGCGAAAGACATCGCTTTTTACTACGATGATTTGATCAAGCTCACGGCTGACTACCACCGCTACGGTGAAGGCAACCACAACATCAACGGCGAAGACGTTAAGATTTCACTTCACGACCTGAAGAAGAAGCTTTACGTATGTCTAATGTCTGTAAACGCACTGGAAGCGATTCGTTTCTACGTAAGTTTTGCATGTTCATTCGCATTCGCTGAGCGTGAGCTAATGGAAGGTAACGCGAAGATCATCAAGCTAATCGCTCGTGATGAAGCACTTCACCTTACTGGTACACAGCACATGATCAACTTGCTGCGTAATGGTCAAGATGACTTCGAATTCATGCAGATCGCTGAAGAGTGTAAGCAAGAGTGTTTCGACCTATTCAAAGAAGCAGCAGAGCAAGAGAAAGAGTGGGCAGAATACCTATTCAAAGATGGCTCTATGATTGGTCTAAACAAAGACATTCTTTGCCAATACGTTGAGTACATTACGAACATCCGTATGCAGGCTGTTGGTCTAGGTACGGCTTACCCAGAAGCAACGTCGAACCCAATTCCATGGATCAACGCTTGGTTATCTTCAGATAACGTACAAGTTGCTCCACAAGAAGCTGAAATCAGTTCTTACCTAGTTGGTCAGATCGACAACGAAGTAAAAGCTGACGACTTTGAAGGATTTGAGCTGTAATGCCAACAATCAAGATCAACAAGCTGACTTCTATTGAATCTAACCCTTCAAATACTCTGTTGGAAACAATGGAACAAGCAGGGTTAGAGCCAGAATACAACTGCCGAGATGGCCATTGTGGCGCTTGCCGCTGCACGTTGGATTCTGGTGAAGTCGAGTACGTTGGTTTTGCTATGGCTTACACGCAAGGCAATGAAATATTACCTTGTATCTGTAAAGCAAAAACAGAACTATCGCTGAGTAACGTTATTCACAGAAATAAGCAAAAAAGCGCTTAAATGCTTAGTAATTAGATAATTAGGTAATTAGGTAATTAGGTAATTAGTACAATCTTGAATAGTTAACAGACAGATAGTTAACAGAAAGCTTAAAAATTTAAGGGCCCGATAATTTTCATTATCAGGCCCTTTTTGTATTTCATTTCAGTTCAATCGGACAACTCGCTTATGACGCTGACTTAGGTTTGTTGTACTAACTCAGCTTTATAGTACCGATTTAGGGATAAACATGTCTTTCAATCGCTTAACCGAAGAGTAAGTACCAAACATCGGTTTGTTATCTAGATGCCTTCTCAGCATATCGGCGGCAACAGTCTTAATCACGTTGCGTTGGTCTTCGCGTGAGTACTGACGATAAAACTCAAGTACCTGTCCCCACTCTCCCGCTTCAGTCGACAATGCGACGCTGAATGTGTTGCCTTCTAACTTACCAGTAACCAAAGCCAGTTCTGTACCGCACTTCTCTCTTGTCGCGCCAGCCAGCGCAAAGGTTGCGGCTAATGGATCGCTCTTTTCAAGCTCGCTCTCTTTTGGCTCAGCCATGACCCATGAATGCCCAAAGCAGCCTTCTACCTGCTCATTCAATTGCAACCAAGCCGACAATGCACCTTTGGTGGACACTTCAGACACAGATAAGGTCTTCTTTTTCTCGGCCATGATGTGGCCGATATGATCAATCATAGGCTCATCAACACTGACAACATTACTCTCTAACAGCTTGTAAACCATTTGCAGCAGCTTAACGCGAGTTTCTAAATCCGCTTTAGGGCCAAACAGTTTGACCTCAATGAACGGCAGATAAGAACGGTAGCCAAGTTCATAGCCAGCAGGAAGCTTAAGCTGGTCTAACACATCCGAGATACCCGATTCAGACAAACCAAATGTAAACAGTCGGCTACATTCAGAGGCAACGACTTGAGGATAGGTACGTGACAAATCAGGAAGAATCTCAAACGTGACCATGCGTTTGAATTCACTCGGTACGCCCGGTGTAAAATAGAACGTCGCCTCATTGATTTTTAGCTTGAAGCCGCAAGCCGTCCCCACAGGGTTATCAACTATCTCTGAACTCGTGGGTAATAAAGCTTGCTTAAGATTACTGTCAGGCATGGGTACACCACGTCCAGAGAACATCTCTTCCATACGAGCCAGCCACTCAGGGGAAATGACAAGCTTTTGATCTGAGGCTGCCGCTGCTGCTGCTGCACTCATATCATCCGTTGTCGGTCCTAAACCACCATTGACGATAACCACATCATAGTTGAAGCTCAACATCAGCAATTCTTCAACCAGAGCATTCATTTGATCGCCCACCGTTGAACGTTTCGCTAGAGCAAAGCCTTGCTGATAAAACTCAGCAGACATCCAAGCTGCGTTTGTGTCTACAATGTCCCCATGAAGAACTTCTTCACCAGTGCTTAACATTGCGATTTTCGTCATATTTATATCCCTTGTGGTCATTAAAAGACACGGCATTATTTACAAACTGGTCTAAGGTTGAGTTTGAGGCATTCACTTTTCACAAATATTACTAATGTTAAATCTAAGGTTTTCTTAGGAAAAGCAATAAATTATTAGTTCCCTAAACTCAGCATTTAATAGATAATTGTGACTCGGATCAATTATTAACTTCTCATGGAGACCCTTGTGGCCAAATCACCGTTACTAACGAAGGTTGCTGCTGCATTTACAATGCTAATGTCAGTTAACTCGGTTGCAAGCCAATACGACTTCGACCAGCCAATCAACCTTTCTTATTCGGATGAATGCGCTCAAGATTACTGTGTTAATGAAAGCTTGTACACCTATAAGCCTAGTAACAACTATGCGTTAAGCGAAACAAGCGATCAGTATGATCTTACGATCGATAAACAACCGCTCTACCTTACCGTAAGTGATGGTAAGGATTGGGATTACCTTATGGGTCAAACTTACACCATTCTTGGCTTAAGTGTCGCAACGGTGGGTTTAATGACTCTGCTACCCGAAAGTATCACTAAGTGGGATGATGACCAACGTGATATCAGCGCACTAGGTAAAAAATGGAAAGATAACGTTTCTGAAGGCCCAGTATGGGACCGAGACGAACATTTTCTAAACTACGTGATGCACCCATACTTCGGCGGTGTTTACTACACTGCAGCTCGACATGCTGGTTACGATGAGTTTGAATCTTTCTTATACTCTTGGACTATGTCGACGTTCTTTTGGGAATACGGTGTAGAAGCGTTTGCAGAAGTACCATCATGGCAAGATATCTTCATTACACCATTCTTTGGGGCTGTTGTCGGTGAATTGATGCTAGAAGCAGAGCAAGACATCGTTGCTTCAGGTGGCGAAGTGATGGGCTCTCAAACCATGGGTGATGTTTCGTTATTCTTCCTCAACCCTGTTGGCCATATCCACTACTGGGTAAGTGATGCATGGGGTGGCGACGCAGAGGTTAATCTGAACACTAACCCTTGGTGGGATAACAAAGACGCAGCCCGATTCGCCTACGATGCTGGGGCAACATACGACGCTCAGTTTGTCGGTATGAACTTCAAAGTAACCTTCTAATGCGCTTTCGTGTTACTGGACTCTAAGTTACTGCATTCCAAATAAAAGCGACAACTCTTCTAAAAAGCGGCTCTCTAGCCGCTTTTTTTGTGCCCTACTCTTCATTCTCTTTTTTTGCATCACAGCTTAGTTTCAAAAATTGACACAGGTCAAACATTGTTCGATGTAAACTTCTACACTGAAATTAAAGAACTTTATCGCGTGATATCAAACATTTAATTAGCAACACATAATTGAGACTTTGGGGGCTGATATGAACAGTACATTTATCGTAAACTTTATCGGACAAGCATCACCAGCAACAATCAAACAACTTGCTGCGGTTACTCACGAAAACGACGGCAAATGGCTCATCAGTAAAGTTAATTTTATTGAAGATCAAGTAGCAGGCGTACTAAAGATTCAACTGCCCGCCATCAACGAATCAATTGTTAAAGACGCTTTCAGCGCCAACCCTGATCTCATTGTGCAATTTGTCGATTCAGACCATACACACAATGTTCAAGACACAATCCATCACTTACGACTCGACTCTAACGACCGAGCAGGCATCGTCAACGAAGTGACACATGTACTAGACAGACAAGGGATTAGCATTCTAGATATGGACTGCCACCGAGTCTTCATCGCCGGTGGTGGTGGCGTTAGCTCAAGCCTATTTACTTCCAAGATAGCAGTGAAGTTGCCAATCGAAGTTTTGATTGATGACGTAGTGAATGAACTAGAAACACTCAGTGAAGATACTCGAGTGATGATTGAGAGTTAATAAGCTTAGCCTCCTGATGATAAATTCATCATTGGGAGGTTCCTCTCCACAAAGCCCCCTCCTCTTACATAACTTACAAAAAACCATATAAAAACCCCCGAAACACATAACTTAACCCTATGAATTCAGGCATTCGTATAATATTTTTGTTACCATAGATTATCTTATACAATTTAATGGCTTAGGTTAAAACATGAAACGAAACAGCTCGAGATGGCAGCTCAATTCCATCTCAGTAATCCTTCTCATAACGCTATTCAGTGGCTGTAAAAGCGGTCATGAAAATAATAGCAAAACAACGTCTACTTCGTCATCATCCAAGATTAGCGTTAGCATGCCCAATACTGTTTCATTTTCTGAACCACTATCAGGGTCGAAGACAGAGTCAATTACCGTTTCTTTTTCCAAAGCCTTAACTCAGGAGCTCACCTTGGCAGTGACAACTAAAGATGTCACGACACGCTCTACGGGTGTATTTAAAAACTACGACGCGATTTCTGCTCAAAACGTCAAAGTTTCGGCAGGTGCAACCAGCGCAGCGCTTCCACTGAACCTGATCCATAATAAGCTATACGAAGGGAATAAAACCTTTCATTTTTCCATTAGCATTAACGATGCAAATTACACGCTGACCAATAAGCAAACTGAAGTCACCATCAGTGATAGTGATGTTCAACCAACGGTCCAATTTAGCAAAAACTTAAGCACCGTTGTTGAGGGTGATAGCGTTGTTCAAAAAGTGGAGCTGTCCGGCTACACCTCTAAAGACGTTACACTTACCTTAGTGCAAACTGGCATCGCCACCGATAAAGACTTTAGTGTTGATATCGCAGGTTCAAGTATCAAGATACCATCTGAAACCCTATCAACAAGCATCAAATTTTCTGCGCTTGCTGACAGCTTCAATGAAGGTGGTGAATCTGTAATCTACACCATCGCTACAGCTGGAAATGCAGCCATTGACTCAAGTAAAAACGCGCTTGCATTCTATATACCTGGACAGAAAAACTTCAACGATACTGGTTATGTCACCTATTTTGATGGCACAGCTTACGACAGCGTCACTCCTCCAGCCTCGCACCCTAATCAAGATGCCGATTTTGGTTTAGATAAAACAGATGGAAGTGAGCACGCTGATGGTGCATATGGCTTCCGCTATACCAAGATTGATGCGAATGGTAACCCAGTCAGTTCATCGGCCTCTAGTTGGCGTTGTGTGAAAGATGAACGCACAGGTTTGTATATTGAAAACAAACAAGTAGCTAAAGCTCTACCTACGACAAGTGCCATTGATGATTGGGTTGAAAAACATAAGCAGAACGCTAGCGCAAACCCTTACCCTTGGGGAACTGAATCAAGCTATTGGCGAAGTGCTTCACACACCTACACTTGGTACGACTCCAATGCAACCACCAACGGCGGTTATGCCGGAGCGCCTAACAACCTGCTATATAACGAAGGGCCTATATCTTCTCAATGCGCTTATCCCAATGACAAGTCTGGTAATCGCTACTGTAATACCAGTAGCTATATTAATGCTCTAAACAGTTATGCTATTTGTGGTATCACTGATTGGCGTCTGCCTTCTCCTATTGAAGCTCGTTCATTCATTGACTTCAATGTGGGCAGCAAGCCATCAAGTAGCATAGACTTCTTCCCTAACCTAGGTAGCAAGATTTTCACCAAAACAAGCTCAGTAAAACAAAACGGTAGCGCACGATGCATTGATACTGCTACTGGAGAGCTAAAGCTTTGTAATAAAAATATTTTAGGTTCAGCGGGTATTGTCGCTGTGAGCGGAGGCTTAGATTAATGAAACTACTTATATGTTTAGGGACACTGACCGCCCTACTGTGCAGCAACGCATTGGCACAAACCTGTGTAACGACACAGCTAGCATCTATTAAAGATGGGCAGTTAATTGACCGTAAAGATGGCACATTACTGGACG harbors:
- the nrdB gene encoding class Ia ribonucleoside-diphosphate reductase subunit beta, which codes for MAYSTFSQQKNDQLKEPMFLGQSVNVARYDQQKFEIFEKLIEKQLSFFWRPEEVDVSSDRIDYNKLPEHEKHIFISNLKYQTLLDSIQGRSPNVALLPLVSLPEVETWIETWSFSETIHSRSYTHIIRNIVNDPGVVFDDIVENEEILKRAKDIAFYYDDLIKLTADYHRYGEGNHNINGEDVKISLHDLKKKLYVCLMSVNALEAIRFYVSFACSFAFAERELMEGNAKIIKLIARDEALHLTGTQHMINLLRNGQDDFEFMQIAEECKQECFDLFKEAAEQEKEWAEYLFKDGSMIGLNKDILCQYVEYITNIRMQAVGLGTAYPEATSNPIPWINAWLSSDNVQVAPQEAEISSYLVGQIDNEVKADDFEGFEL
- the yfaE gene encoding class I ribonucleotide reductase maintenance protein YfaE, with the translated sequence MPTIKINKLTSIESNPSNTLLETMEQAGLEPEYNCRDGHCGACRCTLDSGEVEYVGFAMAYTQGNEILPCICKAKTELSLSNVIHRNKQKSA
- a CDS encoding CinA family nicotinamide mononucleotide deamidase-related protein — its product is MTKIAMLSTGEEVLHGDIVDTNAAWMSAEFYQQGFALAKRSTVGDQMNALVEELLMLSFNYDVVIVNGGLGPTTDDMSAAAAAAASDQKLVISPEWLARMEEMFSGRGVPMPDSNLKQALLPTSSEIVDNPVGTACGFKLKINEATFYFTPGVPSEFKRMVTFEILPDLSRTYPQVVASECSRLFTFGLSESGISDVLDQLKLPAGYELGYRSYLPFIEVKLFGPKADLETRVKLLQMVYKLLESNVVSVDEPMIDHIGHIMAEKKKTLSVSEVSTKGALSAWLQLNEQVEGCFGHSWVMAEPKESELEKSDPLAATFALAGATREKCGTELALVTGKLEGNTFSVALSTEAGEWGQVLEFYRQYSREDQRNVIKTVAADMLRRHLDNKPMFGTYSSVKRLKDMFIPKSVL
- a CDS encoding DUF3943 domain-containing protein, producing MAKSPLLTKVAAAFTMLMSVNSVASQYDFDQPINLSYSDECAQDYCVNESLYTYKPSNNYALSETSDQYDLTIDKQPLYLTVSDGKDWDYLMGQTYTILGLSVATVGLMTLLPESITKWDDDQRDISALGKKWKDNVSEGPVWDRDEHFLNYVMHPYFGGVYYTAARHAGYDEFESFLYSWTMSTFFWEYGVEAFAEVPSWQDIFITPFFGAVVGELMLEAEQDIVASGGEVMGSQTMGDVSLFFLNPVGHIHYWVSDAWGGDAEVNLNTNPWWDNKDAARFAYDAGATYDAQFVGMNFKVTF
- a CDS encoding glycine cleavage system protein R; translated protein: MNSTFIVNFIGQASPATIKQLAAVTHENDGKWLISKVNFIEDQVAGVLKIQLPAINESIVKDAFSANPDLIVQFVDSDHTHNVQDTIHHLRLDSNDRAGIVNEVTHVLDRQGISILDMDCHRVFIAGGGGVSSSLFTSKIAVKLPIEVLIDDVVNELETLSEDTRVMIES
- a CDS encoding Lcl domain-containing protein; translated protein: MTTKDVTTRSTGVFKNYDAISAQNVKVSAGATSAALPLNLIHNKLYEGNKTFHFSISINDANYTLTNKQTEVTISDSDVQPTVQFSKNLSTVVEGDSVVQKVELSGYTSKDVTLTLVQTGIATDKDFSVDIAGSSIKIPSETLSTSIKFSALADSFNEGGESVIYTIATAGNAAIDSSKNALAFYIPGQKNFNDTGYVTYFDGTAYDSVTPPASHPNQDADFGLDKTDGSEHADGAYGFRYTKIDANGNPVSSSASSWRCVKDERTGLYIENKQVAKALPTTSAIDDWVEKHKQNASANPYPWGTESSYWRSASHTYTWYDSNATTNGGYAGAPNNLLYNEGPISSQCAYPNDKSGNRYCNTSSYINALNSYAICGITDWRLPSPIEARSFIDFNVGSKPSSSIDFFPNLGSKIFTKTSSVKQNGSARCIDTATGELKLCNKNILGSAGIVAVSGGLD